One genomic window of Punica granatum isolate Tunisia-2019 chromosome 1, ASM765513v2, whole genome shotgun sequence includes the following:
- the LOC116190110 gene encoding transcription termination factor MTERF9, chloroplastic isoform X1, translating into MAVLSVYPFSPVLQLPSASCTDLLCHFPARSLFHLSKTREKGDRRKAGSRRFVALSTHSNPRILKPNRKSRYGQTLSPYDSDDEESFDFDEGEDDDEDWFDDDEFAEVADYGTKRKRDKPNIHNDRIIEKESQSEKRWGLSSSSSGRDFYHESDYSNVRNVKKNLSRNVGGITSTSNYKRELGSHDINGRSKMGIKDGRSRYPRLSEEIDLDRRWIPLLDYLSTFGLKESHFLQMYERHMLSLQINVCSARERLDYLMSIGVKQSDVKRILLRQPQILEYTVENNLKSHVAFLMGLGIPNSRIGQIIAAAPSLFSYSVEKSLKPTVRYLVEEVGIKEKELGKVVQLSPQILVQRIDISWNTRYIFLSEELGAPRDSIVKMVTKHPQLLHYSIDDGLLPRINFLRSIGMCNSDILKILTSLTQVLSLSLEDNLKPKYLYLINELRNEVRSLTKYPTYLSLSLDQRIRPRHRFLVALKKAPKGPFPLSSFVPTDECFCQQWAGTSLDKYLAFRQSLQLTEFAKKYEK; encoded by the exons ATGGCAGTCTTGTCTGTCTATCCGTTCAGTCCTGTGCTCCAACTCCCTTCTGCTTCTTGTACGGACTTGTTGTGTCATTTCCCAGCTCGCTCGCTCTTTCACCTCAGTAAAACGAGAGAGAAGGGCGACCGGCGGAAAGCTGGTTCCAGGAGGTTCGTGGCCCTGTCGACGCATTCCAACCCTCGGATACTCAAGCCCAACCGGAAGTCCCGGTACGGCCAGACTCTATCCCCGTACGACAGTGACGACGAGGAAAGCTTTGATTTTGATGAGGGTGAAGACGACGATGAGGATTGGTTCGACGAT GATGAATTTGCTGAAGTTGCGGATTATGGTACCAAGCGAAAAAGAGACAAGCCAAACATTCACAATGACCGGATAATag AGAAAGAAAGCCAATCAGAAAAACGATGGGGCTTGAGTTCCTCAAGTTCAGGCCGAGATTTTTATCATGAGAGTGACTACTCTAATGTCAGGAATGTGAAGAAGAATTTATCGAGAAATGTGGGAGGTATAACCTCTACTTCAAACTATAAGAGGGAACTTGGTTCGCATGATATAAATGGTAGAAGTAAG ATGGGAATAAAAGATGGGCGGAGCAGATATCCTCGACTATCAGAAGAAATTGATTTGGATAGAAGATGGATTCCTCTTCTAGATTACCTGAGCACATTCGGGCTCAAAGAATCACACTTCCTCCAAATGTATGAGAGGCACATGCTCTCTCTTCAAATAAACGTGTGCTCTGCACGGGAGAGATTGGACTACTTGATGAGCATTGGTGTCAAACAAAGCGATGTCAAAAGAATACTCTTGAGGCAGCCCCAAATTTTGGAGTACACAGTCGAGAACAACTTGAAATCCCATGTCGCATTTCTTATGGGCTTGGGCATCCCAAACTCGAGAATAGGGCAGATAATTGCTGCTGCTCCTTCGTTGTTTTCTTATAGTGTTGAGAAATCTCTGAAACCCACCGTGCGATACTTGGTTGAGGAGGTCGgcattaaggaaaaggaattGGGTAAAGTTGTGCAGCTGAGCCCTCAGATCCTTGTTCAGCGAATTGACATATCATGGAATACTCGTTATATTTTCCTATCAGAGGAACTAGGGGCACCCAGAGACAGTATAGTGAAGATGGTAACAAAGCATCCTCAGCTCCTTCATTACAGTATAGACGATGGACTACTTCCTAGGATCAATTTTCTGAGGAGCATTGGGATGTGTAATTCTGACATTCTGAAGATTTTGACCAGCCTTACACAG GTTTTATCTTTATCTTTGGAGGACAATCTTAAGCCCAAGTACCTGTACTTGATCAATGAACTTCGCAATGAGGTACGCTCTTTGACCAAATACCCCACATACTTGAGCTTATCTTTGGACCAGCGGATTCGCCCTCGCCATAGGTTCTTGGTTGCCCTCAAGAAAGCTCCAAAGGGTCCATTTCCTTTGAGCTCTTTCGTTCCCACCGATGAGTGCTTCTGTCAGCAGTGGGCTGGAACCAGTTTGGACAAATATTTGGCCTTCCGACAGAGCCTACAACTCACTGAATTTGCCAAGAAGTACGAGAAATGA
- the LOC116190389 gene encoding uncharacterized protein LOC116190389 isoform X1: MEALLSPPPPFTAPKLLRRTRIRYSPKPGAKLIFRATTPQLPGTGKPDRQMKASAIDGVTAAADPSRSGVTWQIVVGAIAGVTPFVVAGIEFSKRIIKQRRCEVCGGSGLVLEEKEYFRCPGCGTIQFILLNEVDNSFNSSAALLLHLCRRVSSMAVMETVLLWLIHSSSPVTIFPTRRKVVVYRLQSMLLLPMASLLYILGLVNILQSIHRGKICFVLPVSGVFRACQCKY; this comes from the exons ATGGAAGCGCTGCTCTCTCCGCCGCCTCCTTTCACCGCCCCAAAGCTGCTCCGCCGGACCAGGATCCGGTATTCCCCAAAACCTGGCGCCAAACTCATCTTCAGGGCCACAACACCTCAGCTCCCAGGAACCGGAAAGCCGGACCGGCAAATGAAGGCGTCGGCAATTGATGGCGTCACGGCGGCTGCTGATCCTTCCCGGTCTGGGGTCACATGGCAAATTGTCGTCGGAGCCATAG CTGGAGTCACCCCTTTCGTGGTGGCCGGAATCGAGTTCAGCAAAAGAATC ATCaaacagaggagatgtgaagtcTGTGGAGGCTCAGGACTCGTCCTCGAAGAGAAGGAATATTTCCGGTGCCCCGGTTGTGGTACGATTCAGTTTATACTCCTCAACGAGGTCGATAATTCATTTAATTCATCAGCGGCTCTTTTACTGCACCTTTGCAGGCGGGTTTCTTCCATGGCAGTCATGGAAACGGTTCTTCTCTGGTTAATTCACAGCTCGTCCCCGGTGACAATATTCCCGACACGCAGAAAAGTTGTAGTGTACAGATTACAGTCCATGTTGCTGCTGCCTATGGCATCATTACTGTATATCTTAGGATTGGTAAATATTTTACAGTCAATTCATCGAGGAAAGATATGCTTTGTTCTTCCGGTAAGTGGTGTATTTCGAGCGTGTCAATGCAAATATTAA
- the LOC116190389 gene encoding uncharacterized protein LOC116190389 isoform X2 encodes MEALLSPPPPFTAPKLLRRTRIRYSPKPGAKLIFRATTPQLPGTGKPDRQMKASAIDGVTAAADPSRSGVTWQIVVGAIAGVTPFVVAGIEFSKRIIKQRRCEVCGGSGLVLEEKEYFRCPGCGGFLPWQSWKRFFSG; translated from the exons ATGGAAGCGCTGCTCTCTCCGCCGCCTCCTTTCACCGCCCCAAAGCTGCTCCGCCGGACCAGGATCCGGTATTCCCCAAAACCTGGCGCCAAACTCATCTTCAGGGCCACAACACCTCAGCTCCCAGGAACCGGAAAGCCGGACCGGCAAATGAAGGCGTCGGCAATTGATGGCGTCACGGCGGCTGCTGATCCTTCCCGGTCTGGGGTCACATGGCAAATTGTCGTCGGAGCCATAG CTGGAGTCACCCCTTTCGTGGTGGCCGGAATCGAGTTCAGCAAAAGAATC ATCaaacagaggagatgtgaagtcTGTGGAGGCTCAGGACTCGTCCTCGAAGAGAAGGAATATTTCCGGTGCCCCGGTTGTG GCGGGTTTCTTCCATGGCAGTCATGGAAACGGTTCTTCTCTGGTTAA
- the LOC116190110 gene encoding transcription termination factor MTERF9, chloroplastic isoform X2: protein MAVLSVYPFSPVLQLPSASCTDLLCHFPARSLFHLSKTREKGDRRKAGSRRFVALSTHSNPRILKPNRKSRYGQTLSPYDSDDEESFDFDEGEDDDEDWFDDDEFAEVADYGTKRKRDKPNIHNDRIIEKESQSEKRWGLSSSSSGRDFYHESDYSNVRNVKKNLSRNVGGITSTSNYKRELGSHDINGRSKMGIKDGRSRYPRLSEEIDLDRRWIPLLDYLSTFGLKESHFLQMYERHMLSLQINVCSARERLDYLMSIGVKQSDVKRILLRQPQILEYTVENNLKSHVAFLMGLGIPNSRIGQIIAAAPSLFSYSVEKSLKPTVRYLVEEVGIKEKELGKVVQLSPQILVQRIDISWNTRYIFLSEELGAPRDSIVKMVTKHPQLLHYSIDDGLLPRINFLRSIGMCNSDILKILTSLTQVLSLSLEDNLKPKYLYLINELRNEWAGTSLDKYLAFRQSLQLTEFAKKYEK from the exons ATGGCAGTCTTGTCTGTCTATCCGTTCAGTCCTGTGCTCCAACTCCCTTCTGCTTCTTGTACGGACTTGTTGTGTCATTTCCCAGCTCGCTCGCTCTTTCACCTCAGTAAAACGAGAGAGAAGGGCGACCGGCGGAAAGCTGGTTCCAGGAGGTTCGTGGCCCTGTCGACGCATTCCAACCCTCGGATACTCAAGCCCAACCGGAAGTCCCGGTACGGCCAGACTCTATCCCCGTACGACAGTGACGACGAGGAAAGCTTTGATTTTGATGAGGGTGAAGACGACGATGAGGATTGGTTCGACGAT GATGAATTTGCTGAAGTTGCGGATTATGGTACCAAGCGAAAAAGAGACAAGCCAAACATTCACAATGACCGGATAATag AGAAAGAAAGCCAATCAGAAAAACGATGGGGCTTGAGTTCCTCAAGTTCAGGCCGAGATTTTTATCATGAGAGTGACTACTCTAATGTCAGGAATGTGAAGAAGAATTTATCGAGAAATGTGGGAGGTATAACCTCTACTTCAAACTATAAGAGGGAACTTGGTTCGCATGATATAAATGGTAGAAGTAAG ATGGGAATAAAAGATGGGCGGAGCAGATATCCTCGACTATCAGAAGAAATTGATTTGGATAGAAGATGGATTCCTCTTCTAGATTACCTGAGCACATTCGGGCTCAAAGAATCACACTTCCTCCAAATGTATGAGAGGCACATGCTCTCTCTTCAAATAAACGTGTGCTCTGCACGGGAGAGATTGGACTACTTGATGAGCATTGGTGTCAAACAAAGCGATGTCAAAAGAATACTCTTGAGGCAGCCCCAAATTTTGGAGTACACAGTCGAGAACAACTTGAAATCCCATGTCGCATTTCTTATGGGCTTGGGCATCCCAAACTCGAGAATAGGGCAGATAATTGCTGCTGCTCCTTCGTTGTTTTCTTATAGTGTTGAGAAATCTCTGAAACCCACCGTGCGATACTTGGTTGAGGAGGTCGgcattaaggaaaaggaattGGGTAAAGTTGTGCAGCTGAGCCCTCAGATCCTTGTTCAGCGAATTGACATATCATGGAATACTCGTTATATTTTCCTATCAGAGGAACTAGGGGCACCCAGAGACAGTATAGTGAAGATGGTAACAAAGCATCCTCAGCTCCTTCATTACAGTATAGACGATGGACTACTTCCTAGGATCAATTTTCTGAGGAGCATTGGGATGTGTAATTCTGACATTCTGAAGATTTTGACCAGCCTTACACAG GTTTTATCTTTATCTTTGGAGGACAATCTTAAGCCCAAGTACCTGTACTTGATCAATGAACTTCGCAATGAG TGGGCTGGAACCAGTTTGGACAAATATTTGGCCTTCCGACAGAGCCTACAACTCACTGAATTTGCCAAGAAGTACGAGAAATGA
- the LOC116190128 gene encoding scarecrow-like protein 21, with product MQDASQKTRIAGLCSSRFYDELDHEVDFSHSPKCSNESSSRGTTFSSRAVDRVSKFESSSTSGSCGQLVHNYSSTLTFSPEGSPTSQLDSRSHRGLQKDSHSVDDLSLKLRELEKVMLGSNPEILDLYDVNVSVEAEKWKDLIEMISIGEGGLKEVLFACAKAVGENDSIRIECLVSELRTMVSVSGEPIQRLGAYMLEGLVARLASSGSSICRALKCREPVAGPNLLSYMHELYEMCPYFKFGYLSANGAIADAMKDEDRVHIIDFQIAQGSQWISLIQALATRPGGAPKIRITGIDDSFSAYARGGRLEIVGRRLAQLAESCNVPFEFHSVTVPAFEVKFEHLGIRPGETIAVNFPLMLHHVPDESVCTENHRDRLIRLSKSLSPRVVTLVEVESNTNTAPFYPRFLETFDYYSAVFHSIDVALPRDNRKRISVEQHCLARDIVNLIACEGMERFERHEPLGKWRSRFAMAGFRPHPLSSFVNATIRGLLKGYCENYTLEEQDGALLLGWMNRPLVSSCAWT from the exons ATGCAGGATGCATCCCAGAAGACGAGGATCGCCGGACTCTGTTCGAGCAGGTTCTATGATGAGTTAGACCATGAGGTAGACTTCTCTCATTCCCCGAAATGCTCCAATGAAAGCAGCAGCCGAGGAACAACCTTCTCGAGTCGGGCTGTTGATCGGGTTAGCAAGTTCGAGTCGTCCTCGACTAGCGGGAGTTGTGGCCAGCTTGTTCACAACTATTCATCCACGCTCACCTTTTCGCCCGAGGGAAGCCCGACTTCCCAGCTAGATTCGCGGTCGCATCGAGGCTTGCAGAAAGATTCTCATTCTGTTGATGATTTGAGCCTCAAGCTAAGAGAACTGGAAAAAGTCATGCTCGGGTCGAACCCCGAGATTCTCGACCTGTACGATGTGAATGTCTCAGTCGAGGCTGAGAAATGGAAGGACTTGATAGAGATGATCTCGATAGGAGAAGGAGGCCTGAAGGAGGTCCTCTTTGCTTGCGCAAAGGCGGTGGGGGAAAATGATTCGATCAGAATTGAATGTTTGGTGTCGGAACTTAGGACAATGGTATCGGTGTCAGGCGAGCCGATACAACGTCTGGGAGCGTACATGCTTGAAGGGCTTGTCGCGAGGTTGGCTTCCTCGGGTAGCTCGATCTGCAGGGCCCTGAAGTGCAGGGAACCAGTGGCAGGCCCCAATCTTCTATCTTACATGCACGAGCTTTACGAGATGTGCCCATACTTCAAGTTCGGGTACCTGTCTGCGAACGGGGCAATTGCCGACGCAATGAAGGACGAGGACCGGGTGCACATAATCGATTTCCAAATTGCACAGGGAAGCCAGTGGATTAGCCTCATTCAG GCACTAGCAACTCGGCCTGGTGGGGCCCCAAAAATCCGAATCACAGGCATCGATGATTCGTTCTCAGCTTACGCCCGTGGAGGACGCCTGGAGATCGTTGGGCGGAGGTTAGCTCAGCTGGCAGAGTCATGCAATGTCCCATTCGAGTTCCACAGTGTTACAGTCCCTGCCTTCGAGGTCAAGTTCGAGCACCTCGGGATCCGGCCTGGGGAAACCATCGCCGTGAACTTCCCCTTGATGCTCCACCACGTGCCTGATGAGAGCGTTTGCACCGAAAACCACCGGGACAGGCTCATAAGGCTGTCCAAGAGCCTATCCCCGAGGGTGGTCACACTCGTCGAGGTCGAGTCCAATACCAACACCGCCCCATTTTATCCCCGGTTCCTTGAGACGTTTGACTACTACTCAGCAGTCTTCCATTCAATCGATGTTGCACTTCCTCGGGACAACAGGAAACGTATCAGCGTCGAGCAGCACTGCCTAGCCCGGGACATCGTGAACCTCATAGCCTGCGAGGGGATGGAAAGATTTGAGAGGCACGAGCCGCTCGGGAAGTGGAGATCGAGGTTTGCAATGGCAGGGTTCCGTCCTCACCCACTGAGCTCATTCGTGAATGCTACCATAAGAGGTCTACTGAAAGGATACTGTGAGAATTACACACTTGAGGAGCAGGACGGGGCTCTACTTCTTGGGTGGATGAACCGGCCACTGGTTTCTTCTTGCGCATGGACATGA